The nucleotide window AGAAACCAGATCATTGATTGTCATTATTTACCCCCGAGCGTTACGTATTGGGGCTATTTTGAGCTAGCTGAAACCATCGGTAAAATACATAATTATCAACGTATCGTTCACTTTTAACGAACAATAATCCGCAGGCATTGCTATGAGCAAACTCAATTACCATCACCTCTACTATTTCTGGCGCGTGGCCAAACAGGGCAACCTGACCAAAACCGCCGAGGCGCTGCATATTTCACAATCGGCACTCTCGGCGCAGATTCGCCAGCTGGAAGCGACTATGGGTGTGGAATTGTTTGTGCGTGAAGGCCGGCAACTGCGGCTAACCGAGAGCGGGCAAAGTGCGCTGGTGTATGCGGAGGAAATTTTTAAACGCGGTGAGGAATTGGAATCCTTATTGAGCAAGGGCATCCAGCCGGAACTGCTCACCGTGAGGATTGGTGTGCTCACAACCATGTCGCGGAATTTTGTGGAGAGTTTTATCGAGCCGCTGATTCGTCGCCCCAATACTAAATACATGTTGCACGCGCGCGGCCAAGTGAATTTGCTCAATGCGGTTGCAAACCACGAATTTGATTTAGCACTCACCAACATTCAGGTGCTGGGCACCAACAAGGAACTCTGGCAATGCCAACTACTTGCACGCCAACCCGTGGCGATTGTCGGCCCGCCCGACCTGCCGCTCGGCAAAGCCTTTTCCAGCCGCTACAAGGATCACGAATGGGTCGCGCCCGTCAGCGAAAGCCCGGTTCGCTCAGCGTTCGACAGCTTCTGCGCGCAACATCAATTCAAACCGCGCATAGTCGCCGAAGCCGATGACATGGCCATGCTGCGCCTGTTAGCGCGCGACACCGGCGCGCTGGCAGTAATGCCCAATGTGGTAGTAAAAGATGAATTGCAGCAGGGTCGGCTGGTGAACTACCTGACTCTGCCCAACGTGTATGAAAACTTCTATGCGGTAACGGTAAAACGCCAGATACAAAACCAACTAGTGAGCGAATTAATTAACAGCGCCATCAAAGCTTAGCGCTGCCTCGCTTGAAAAGCGTATGCAAGGGAGACCAACAAAGCAGCACAAACGCACCAATAAAAACACCTGCTATCCCATTCAGCAGCGATGAAGTCAGCCATCCAAGAGGCTCAGTTGCGTGAGCAGCTAACTCAATTGCATGATGGATAGGGGCGATGTTGTGAGTCACAATTCCACCGCCGACCATAAACATCGCTGCAGTACCCAGTATTGATAAAAACCTCATCAATTTCGGCGCAGCAGCAAGCAAGACATTACCAAAAAACTGGGCTGTGGCATTTTGTTTTTTACACAGATGCGCGCCCATATCATCCAACTTCACAATTAGCGCAACAAAACCATATACACCGATTGTCATTATGATGGCGATACTCACAACAACAGCAGCTTGCTTGGCAAAAGTGGCGGCAGCAACTGTTCCTAATGCGATAACAATAATTTCAGCAGAGAGAATAAAATCGGTGCGTACAGCGCCTTTAATTTTTTCTTTCTCAAAGGCCACCATGTCCACATCCGGGTTGGCGAGAGCCTCAATCAGTTCATGACGATGTTGTTTGTCTTTTTCTTTGGAGTGCAAAAATTTATGTGCCAGTTTTTCAAAACCCTCAAAGCACAAATAGGCACCGCCTATCATCAACAAAGGCACGATTAACCAAGGCACAAACGCGCTAATTAACAACGCGGCAGGAACCAGTATTAATTTATTGAGTGCTGACCCTTTTGCTACCGCCCACACCACGGGTAATTCACGTTCAGCGCGAATACCTTGTACTTGCTGCGCATTCAGGGCGAGATCATCGCCCAATACACCCGCCGTTTTTTTCGCAGCAACTTTGGTCATGACGGCCACGTCGTCCAGTACCGTGGCAATATCATCCAACAACGCAAGCAGACTGGCACCGGCCATACACGGTTCCTTTGTTTAACAGGTTTGAAGAAAGGCCTAACAGGTTTTGAAAAAGTTAACGCAGACCTAAAACATCTTGCATATCAAACAAGCCTGTTTTTTGTTGCTGCAGCCAAATCGCTGCGCGCACTGCGCCATTGGAAAATGCCAAACGGCTTGATGCTTTGTGAGTAATTTCAACACGCTCGCCATCGGCCATAAACATGACCGTGTGATCGCCCACAACATCGCCTCCGCGCACGGTGGCAAAACCGATGGTATCGCGCGGGCGCGCACCGATTTGCCCTTCGCGGCCATACACTGCCACTTTTTCCAAATCACGCTCCAATGCATTTGCCAGCACTTCGCCCATGCGCACTGCAGTGCCCGATGGTGAATCTACTTTATGGCGATGATGCGCTTCGTACACTTCCACATCGTAGTCATCACCCAAAACGCGTGCAGCAAGATCCAATAATTTAAAACACAGGTTCACGCCGGTCGAAAAATTCGCTGATAGCAAAAGTGGAATATGTGTTTGATAACTTAACAATTCCGCTTTTTCTGTTGCGCTGAATCCGGTGGTGCCAATCACAATGGGTTTGTTGTGTGCAGCGCAGAGTTTTACATTGTCCAAGGTCGCCGCAGGCGAACTAAAGTCAATCAGTACATCAAATTGATCAATAACTTCCGCGAGTGTGCCCACAATCTGCACCCCTAATTTACCGACATTACCCAACTCACCGGCATCCACACCAATCAATGAACTACCTGGGCGAACAATTGCAGCAGTCAAAGTGGTTTCAGGATTTTTATGGGTAGATTCGATCAACGCTTTACCCATACGGCCAGCAGCGCCAGCAATTGCAATTCGTGTCATTGTTTTTATCTCAACAAGAAATGATTTGAACAAGATGAACTAAAAATTTATTCATCATCTTCTGTATTAAATAAATGTCCCAGCTTACCTTTTTTGGTTTCGAGGTATTTGGCATTGTGCGGGTTGCGTCCGGTTTGATGCGGAATACGCTCAACCACGTTGATGCCCATATCCTGCAGTGCTTTTACTTTGCGCGGATTGTTGGTGAGCAACTTCAGGGCTTTGATATTCAAATGCTCAAGCATGGGTTTAAGAATCGAGTAATCGCGCATATCCGCACCAAAACCCAATTGCTCGTTCGCCTCTACCGTATCTGCCCCCTGATCTTGCAAATGATAGGCTTTGATTTTATTGAGCAGACCAATACCGCGCCCTTCCTGACGCAAATAAAAAATCACGCCGCGCCCCGCCAGCGCAATTTTGTGCATCGCCGCTTGTAATTGCGGACCGCAATCACAGCGCATACTAAACAGCGCATCGCCCGTCAGACATTCAGAATGCACGCGTGCAAGCAATGGCTCTTCGCTGGTGAGATCACCCATGGTGAGTACAACATGCTCTTTGTAATTTTCTTCATCACAAAAACCATGCATGACAAAAATACCCCAAGGGGTTGGCAATTTGGATGATTCTACATAAGTAACGGTCACAGGAACCTCACAGAAAACGCAATCAGCTGCAGTACTATCAGTGCGTAAACTCCGGCAAGCGCATCATCAATCATGATGCCAAAGCCACCGTGAACTTTTTTGTCCAGCCAGCTAATTGGCCAGGGTTTTACAATATCGAACACACGAAACAAAACAAAACCAATCACTATCCACATCCATCCTGCCGGTGCCATAAACATGGTAATCCAGAAACCGACAAATTCATCCCATACAATTCCGCCATGGTCATGTACGCCCAGTGCTTTGGATGAACGGTCACACCAAAACACACCCAACGCAAAAGTGACCAGTAACCACAGCAGGTATAGCGGCCATGTGAGGTCTTGAAGCAGCAACATAAATAATGGAATAGCGGCGAGTGTACCGAAAGTGCCGGGCGCTTTAGGCGCGAGCCCGCTACCAAAACCAAATGCAAACACATGGTAAGGATTGGCAAACACTTGTTTAAGGCTGGGTGTATTCATTGTTTAACACATATCATCAGCAGTACACCACTTCACATACCATTGAAAAAATAACAAATACGACGCATTAGAAATGCTGGTAGCCAGTTTTGGTTAATTCAAATGGCTGGCCTTCATATTCACAAATCACTTTGTTGCCAGCGACCATCTCACCAATAACCGTTGCCTGTAGTTTGCCTTGAGCAATTAACATGGCGATATCGGCCATTTTTTCAGGTGGTACGGTAAAGCAAAGCTCGTAATCATCACCACCGCTGAGTGCCCACTCCAATGCTTGCGGTACATTATTCAGCGATTGCAATGCAGGAGACAGAGGCACATTTTCTACATCGATTACCGCACCCAGATCGCTGGCATCACAAATGTGTTGCAAGTCAGCGACCAAGCCATCGGAAATATCCAACGCGCTGCTGGCAATTGTGCAAATCATCGCAGACTCAACCAAGCGTGGTGTAGGGCGATAAAAACGTTGCAACAAATAATCGGTGTGCTCATCAGCAAAGATGTGAGTCTTTTGGATTGCAGCCAACGCGGCAGCGCCGTCGCCAAGAGTGTTGGTGACCAAAATAAAATCGCCGATATTGGCACCATCACGCCGCAGCGCAGCACCCGGTGCAGTTGCGCCCATCACCTGGATTGTAATACTGAGCGGGCCTGAGGTTGTATCGCCACCCACCAACGCAATTTTATAGTCGCGCGCGCATGCAAATAATCCACGGCTAAAACTGCGCAGCCATTCTTCATCGGCGTGCGGTAACGTCAGCGCCAGCGTAAACCAAAGTGGCTCAGCACCCATTGCCGCAAGATCGCTTAAATTAGTCCGCAGTGCACGCTCAGCAATTAACTCCGGATCTGCATCTGTGGGAAAATGCACGCCCGCAACCAAAGTATCCACTGATACTGCCAATTGTTTTCCAACCGGAATATCCAATAGCGCGCAATCATCGCCAATGCCCAGCAATACACCTGCGGCAGGCTGCTCGGCTTGCTCGCGCTGGAAAAATTGTCGGATAAGCTGGAATTCGCCGGGCACAATAAAAAATAGTGATTAGTGAATGATAGACAATGGAACGCCAGTCAATTAACGGCTGCGTTCCGCTTTCACTTCGATGGCGCGCAGCACCAATGCAGTTTTATCAAGCACACCGTTGATAAATTTGTGGCTGTCTTCAGCACCAAATTTTTTCGCCAGAGATACGGCCTCATTGATGACCACTTTGTACGGCACATCAATACGAAATTTCAATTCATAAGTAGCCATACGCAGCAGCGCACGAGTGATGGGGTCCAACTCATCCAGTGAGCGATCAACCAAATAAGGTGTAAACAGCGCTTCAAGATCGCTTAAATGTTCAGGCACAGCGTGCAAAATTTCATGGAAGTATTCCACGTCTACTTTGCTCATATCATTGTCAGTGCGAAATTCCGCTTCGATCGCATTAATACTGGAACCTGCCATTTGCCATTGATAAAGCGCTTGCATTGCATAATGGCGAGCCATACGGCGGATCGCAGCGGTGTGGCCTTTTTGCGCAGAAGCTCCGGCTTGACCTGAAGAAGTAGTCATGAACAATTACCTGATAAAGAACTTGAATGCCCGCGTGCACGGGCATGACATAAAAATAACAACTGAAATTCAGTTTTTAAAACTAGATTTTGCCGAAGAGCGAAACCATTTCCAGCGCGGTTGATGCAGCCTCTACACCTTTGTTGCCCGCTTTGGTGCCAGAGCGCTCGATGGCTTGCTCAATGGAATCCACCGTCAATACACCAAAGGTTACCGGCACACCGTATTGCAAAGACACTTGCGCCAACCCTTTGGTGCATTCGCCTGCAACGTAATCAAAATGCGGAGTGCCGCCACGGATCACAGCACCCAATGCGATGATTGCATCGAATTCTTTTTTTGCTGCGATTTTTTGTGCCGTCAATGGAAACTCAAACGCACCCGGTGCGTAATAGATGGTGATGTTTTCATCTTTAATGCCATGACGACGCAAAGTGTCCAATGCACCGTCTTTTAAACTTTCCACAACAAAGCTGTTCCAACGGCTGACGATCAACGCATACTTACCGGCAGATGCAGAAAAATCACCTTCAATCACTTTGATATTGCTCATAATATTTTCTCAAAAATAATCAAACATCTTGTTCAACAATGCGGAGGGGCGATAACAAATCAATCGCCTTCCGGACAAATATATTCCACCACTTCCAAATCAAAACCCGAGAGGGCTGAATAACGCATTGGGGCGGACATCACCCGCATTTTGCGCACCCCCAGATCGCGCAAAATCTGCGAGCCGGTGCCGACTTGTTTGTAGAGCACTTCGGAACTGCGGCGCATTTGCTTACCGGATATCAGCCAGTCGATGCTGTCTTCCACTTCTGTAGTGGACTCATCGTGGCAAATCAGCAAAACAACGCCTTTTCCTTCTTCACTGACTTTGCGCAGTGCATCCTGATAGGTCCAGCTTTTGCCGCCCGCAACCGAGGTGCGCTTGAGGCTCAACACATCGCGCGCGATATCCATCACATGCACTCGCACCAGTGTTGGCTCGGCGTCGATTTCACCTTTGGTCATTACAAAGTGCAGGTCACCGCGCGCCAGATCGCGGTAGGTATGCAAATCAAAGTCGCCGTAAATCGTTTCCACCTTGCGGGTATTAATGCAGGCAACCGTCTTTTCTTTGGTGGCACGATAGTGAATAAGGTCGGCAATGGTACCGATTTTCAAGCCATGCTGCTCGGCAAATTGCTCAAGATCCGGCCTGCGCGCCATGGTGCCATCGGGGTTCATCACCTCAACAATGACCGCTGCCGGCTCAAAACCGGCCAGACGCGCCAGATCACAACCAGCCTCTGTGTGCCCCGCACGGCTCATCACGCCGCCAGGCTGTGCCATGAGCGGGAATATATGGCCGGGTTGGACGATATCGCTTGGCTTGGCATTAGCCCTTACCGCCGCGCGCACAGTAAGGGCGCGATCCGCTGCGGAAATCCCCGTACTGACCCCTTCAGCCGCTTCAATGGAGAGCGTGAAATTGGTGGTGTGCTGGGATTTGTTATCGCTCACCATCAGCGGTAAATCCAGTTGTTTGCAGCGCTCAGGGGTGAGCGTGAGGCAGATCAGGCCGCGCGCATAGGTCGCCATAAAGTTGATGTCTTCCGGGCGCACCTGCTCGGCAACCATAATCAGATCGCCTTCATTCTCGCGGTCTTCGTCATCCATCAGGATAACCATCTTGCCGTGGCGCAGGTCTTCGATCAGTTCTTCAATGGTATTAAGTTGCATAGGAAATCCCGAATTGCCAATTACATAAATCCATTCTTCGCCAAAAACTCCAGGGTGATGCCCTGCCCTTCGCTCTCTGCCGCTTTGTCACCGAGCATCAAACGCTCCAGATAACGGGCGAGCACATCGACTTCCAGATTGAGTTGGGTGCCTGTTTTGTAGCCATCCATAATCGTCCATTGCAAGGTATGGGGGACGATATTCAACTCAAACTCGGCTCCATCCACTTTGTTAACCGTAAGACTAGTACCATCCACGGTGATTGACCCTTTATGGGCGATATATTTTGCCAGTGATTTGGGCGCACGAATGCGGAAACGCTCCGAGCGGGCATCGGGGTGACGGCTCACCACCTCACCAACACCATCCACATGGCCGCTGACAATGTGGCCACCCAGGCGCGTTTGTGGTGTCAGCGCCTTCTCAAGGTTGACGCGCTGACCGACTTTCCAACCGGGCAAGGTGGTATTGTCCAGCGTCTCGCGCGAGACATCTGCCCAGTAACCATCACCCGGTAATTCAACCACAGTCAAACACACACCGTTGGTGGCGATGGAATCCCCCAGGCGCACGTCACCCAAATCCAGATTGTTAGTTTTGATGCGCAAGCGCAGGTCGCCATTTTTAGGCTGCAGGGCGACAACCTCGCCAATCGCTTCAATAATCCCGGTAAACATAATCTGCCTCGGCTCTGTGCGAGTAGTTAAACCACGTTGCTGTCTATAACAGGTGCTTTATAAGTAGTGCTGTAGAAAAAGTGGCGTAAACGATACGGTGTTAAACGATGATGCTGTTAGGCTTGCCCGTAACAGCAACAGGAATGCGCAAATCAATCACTTTGGTTTTGGCCAAGTGATCGTGGATACAGCGCTTGTCAGCGCGGAAAATAAACACGATATCCGCCAGGCGCAGCAGCAAACCAATCACCGGCACCATACCCATCAACCATTGCGATACATAACGCTGCAAGATCAACATCAGAAATAGAGGCTTTTGGTTATCCATGGTCACAATGGCAATACCCAGAATTCGCTTGCCGATGGTTTGGCCGAATTGATGCAGTAAAAAACCATGCAACAGGAAAAACGTGATAATCGGGGAAAACGCGAGCAAACGCTTGCTGGAATCCGGCAGGTTTTGCAGCTTTTGGATCATCTCGGCTTGCGCCGCTTCCATATCGTTTGATTGGGAAGGATCAAGGCCGAGGTACTGTAAAAAGAACACCAG belongs to Cellvibrio sp. pealriver and includes:
- the ribBA gene encoding bifunctional 3,4-dihydroxy-2-butanone-4-phosphate synthase/GTP cyclohydrolase II; the encoded protein is MQLNTIEELIEDLRHGKMVILMDDEDRENEGDLIMVAEQVRPEDINFMATYARGLICLTLTPERCKQLDLPLMVSDNKSQHTTNFTLSIEAAEGVSTGISAADRALTVRAAVRANAKPSDIVQPGHIFPLMAQPGGVMSRAGHTEAGCDLARLAGFEPAAVIVEVMNPDGTMARRPDLEQFAEQHGLKIGTIADLIHYRATKEKTVACINTRKVETIYGDFDLHTYRDLARGDLHFVMTKGEIDAEPTLVRVHVMDIARDVLSLKRTSVAGGKSWTYQDALRKVSEEGKGVVLLICHDESTTEVEDSIDWLISGKQMRRSSEVLYKQVGTGSQILRDLGVRKMRVMSAPMRYSALSGFDLEVVEYICPEGD
- a CDS encoding phosphatidylglycerophosphatase A encodes the protein MNTPSLKQVFANPYHVFAFGFGSGLAPKAPGTFGTLAAIPLFMLLLQDLTWPLYLLWLLVTFALGVFWCDRSSKALGVHDHGGIVWDEFVGFWITMFMAPAGWMWIVIGFVLFRVFDIVKPWPISWLDKKVHGGFGIMIDDALAGVYALIVLQLIAFSVRFL
- a CDS encoding riboflavin synthase, with product MFTGIIEAIGEVVALQPKNGDLRLRIKTNNLDLGDVRLGDSIATNGVCLTVVELPGDGYWADVSRETLDNTTLPGWKVGQRVNLEKALTPQTRLGGHIVSGHVDGVGEVVSRHPDARSERFRIRAPKSLAKYIAHKGSITVDGTSLTVNKVDGAEFELNIVPHTLQWTIMDGYKTGTQLNLEVDVLARYLERLMLGDKAAESEGQGITLEFLAKNGFM
- a CDS encoding DUF808 domain-containing protein translates to MAGASLLALLDDIATVLDDVAVMTKVAAKKTAGVLGDDLALNAQQVQGIRAERELPVVWAVAKGSALNKLILVPAALLISAFVPWLIVPLLMIGGAYLCFEGFEKLAHKFLHSKEKDKQHRHELIEALANPDVDMVAFEKEKIKGAVRTDFILSAEIIVIALGTVAAATFAKQAAVVVSIAIIMTIGVYGFVALIVKLDDMGAHLCKKQNATAQFFGNVLLAAAPKLMRFLSILGTAAMFMVGGGIVTHNIAPIHHAIELAAHATEPLGWLTSSLLNGIAGVFIGAFVLLCWSPLHTLFKRGSAKL
- the nusB gene encoding transcription antitermination factor NusB, encoding MTTSSGQAGASAQKGHTAAIRRMARHYAMQALYQWQMAGSSINAIEAEFRTDNDMSKVDVEYFHEILHAVPEHLSDLEALFTPYLVDRSLDELDPITRALLRMATYELKFRIDVPYKVVINEAVSLAKKFGAEDSHKFINGVLDKTALVLRAIEVKAERSR
- the ribE gene encoding 6,7-dimethyl-8-ribityllumazine synthase; translation: MSNIKVIEGDFSASAGKYALIVSRWNSFVVESLKDGALDTLRRHGIKDENITIYYAPGAFEFPLTAQKIAAKKEFDAIIALGAVIRGGTPHFDYVAGECTKGLAQVSLQYGVPVTFGVLTVDSIEQAIERSGTKAGNKGVEAASTALEMVSLFGKI
- the thiL gene encoding thiamine-phosphate kinase, giving the protein MPGEFQLIRQFFQREQAEQPAAGVLLGIGDDCALLDIPVGKQLAVSVDTLVAGVHFPTDADPELIAERALRTNLSDLAAMGAEPLWFTLALTLPHADEEWLRSFSRGLFACARDYKIALVGGDTTSGPLSITIQVMGATAPGAALRRDGANIGDFILVTNTLGDGAAALAAIQKTHIFADEHTDYLLQRFYRPTPRLVESAMICTIASSALDISDGLVADLQHICDASDLGAVIDVENVPLSPALQSLNNVPQALEWALSGGDDYELCFTVPPEKMADIAMLIAQGKLQATVIGEMVAGNKVICEYEGQPFELTKTGYQHF
- the ribA gene encoding GTP cyclohydrolase II translates to MTVTYVESSKLPTPWGIFVMHGFCDEENYKEHVVLTMGDLTSEEPLLARVHSECLTGDALFSMRCDCGPQLQAAMHKIALAGRGVIFYLRQEGRGIGLLNKIKAYHLQDQGADTVEANEQLGFGADMRDYSILKPMLEHLNIKALKLLTNNPRKVKALQDMGINVVERIPHQTGRNPHNAKYLETKKGKLGHLFNTEDDE
- a CDS encoding LysR family transcriptional regulator, with translation MSKLNYHHLYYFWRVAKQGNLTKTAEALHISQSALSAQIRQLEATMGVELFVREGRQLRLTESGQSALVYAEEIFKRGEELESLLSKGIQPELLTVRIGVLTTMSRNFVESFIEPLIRRPNTKYMLHARGQVNLLNAVANHEFDLALTNIQVLGTNKELWQCQLLARQPVAIVGPPDLPLGKAFSSRYKDHEWVAPVSESPVRSAFDSFCAQHQFKPRIVAEADDMAMLRLLARDTGALAVMPNVVVKDELQQGRLVNYLTLPNVYENFYAVTVKRQIQNQLVSELINSAIKA
- the dapB gene encoding 4-hydroxy-tetrahydrodipicolinate reductase: MTRIAIAGAAGRMGKALIESTHKNPETTLTAAIVRPGSSLIGVDAGELGNVGKLGVQIVGTLAEVIDQFDVLIDFSSPAATLDNVKLCAAHNKPIVIGTTGFSATEKAELLSYQTHIPLLLSANFSTGVNLCFKLLDLAARVLGDDYDVEVYEAHHRHKVDSPSGTAVRMGEVLANALERDLEKVAVYGREGQIGARPRDTIGFATVRGGDVVGDHTVMFMADGERVEITHKASSRLAFSNGAVRAAIWLQQQKTGLFDMQDVLGLR
- a CDS encoding RDD family protein translates to MNDQTPDSQPEFQPHQPAVDNTASYGKRFGAFVIDTVLMMVALVFFLQYLGLDPSQSNDMEAAQAEMIQKLQNLPDSSKRLLAFSPIITFFLLHGFLLHQFGQTIGKRILGIAIVTMDNQKPLFLMLILQRYVSQWLMGMVPVIGLLLRLADIVFIFRADKRCIHDHLAKTKVIDLRIPVAVTGKPNSIIV